The following proteins come from a genomic window of Dermacentor albipictus isolate Rhodes 1998 colony chromosome 8, USDA_Dalb.pri_finalv2, whole genome shotgun sequence:
- the LOC135912868 gene encoding uncharacterized protein, giving the protein MVRRRPGYKRNGVIFWQRTHAFASSISGQGLRDIPSPAPVRGSREEGTMRTFALIACCLLAAGVRAVPIYTLSAPVVQSALQHTVIQPAAYHAAEHHSTVVEHHPGNAVVHHHPGVVESSVVHHQPVSHEVVHHAVPVEQNAIVHHAEPVLHAVLRPAVVAQHQELVYTPHHEHGYSVAQTKVTRPKSSVVEHHPLTGFPYRQTDYHHAPVVSGSRSSVHHSRPATLVQRTRTFLV; this is encoded by the exons ATGGTACGGCGGCGGCCCGGGTATAAAAGAAACGGTGTCATCTTTTGGCAACGGACACACGCGTTCGCATCGTCGATCTCAGGCCAAGGACTGCGCGACATTCCGTCTCCTGCCCCCGTCCGAGGAAGCCGTGAAGAAGGAACCATGCGAACTTTC GCTCTCATCGCCTGCTGCCTGCTCGCGGCCGGCGTCCGGGCCGTACCCATCTACACCCTCAGCGCGCCCGTGGTGCAATCGGCGCTGCAACACACCGTCATCCAGCCCGCGGCCTACCACGCCGCCGAGCACCACAGCACCGTCGTCGAGCACCACCCGGGAAACGCGGTCGTGCACCACCATCCGGGAGTCGTGGAGAGCTCCGTGGTGCACCACCAGCCCGTGTCCCACGAGGTGGTCCACCACGCGGTGCCGGTCGAGCAGAACGCCATCGTCCACCACGCCGAACCCGTGCTGCACGCCGTGTTGCGGCCGGCCGTGGTGGCCCAGCACCAGGAGCTGGTGTACACGCCCCACCACGAGCACGGCTACAGCGTCGCGCAGACGAAGGTGACCCGGCCCAAGTCCAGCGTGGTCGAGCACCACCCGCTCACCGG ATTTCCTTACCGCCAGACCGACTACCACCACGCCCCCGTGGTGAGCGGTTCCCGGAGCTCCGTTCACCACAGCAGGCCCGCCACCCTTGTGCAGCGAACGAGGACCTTCCTCGTCTAA
- the LOC135912869 gene encoding uncharacterized protein, translating to MNTFTLLIACLLAAGAHSAAVVPYVVPPAVSLVHQPLVHHPLVHQAVVRAPLVAQHKELVYVPHHEHGYSVEHNSVVHPKSTVIHHDPLTGLPYQQTDFHHAPVVTGSRSYVHQSRPGYVAEHTKTYLL from the exons ATGAACACATTC ACCCTGCTCATCGCCTGCCTCCTAGCGGCCGGTGCTCACAGCGCCGCAGTCGTCCCCTATGTCGTCCCGCCCGCCGTGTCCCTGGTACACCAGCCCTTGGTTCACCACCCGCTGGTGCACCAGGCCGTCGTCAGGGCTCCCCTGGTGGCCCAGCACAAAGAGCTTGTGTACGTGCCGCACCACGAGCACGGATACTCTGTCGAACACAACAGTGTGGTCCATCCGAAGTCCACCGTCATCCACCACGACCCTCTAACAGG CCTGCCGTACCAGCAGACCGACTTCCACCACGCCCCGGTGGTGACCGGCTCCCGCAGCTACGTGCACCAGAGCCGGCCGGGCTACGTCGCCGAGCACACCAAGACCTACCTACTCTGA
- the LOC139049289 gene encoding uncharacterized protein — protein MKTFTLIVACLLVAGANCGAIYSYGVPAAYSVVHQPLVQPVVYQAAVRAPVVAHHKELVHVPHHEYGYAIEQSKVVHPKSTVLHHDPLTGLPYQQTDYHHTPVLTGSRSYVHHSRPGYVSERTKTYVI, from the exons ATGAAAACTTTC ACGCTGATCGTCGCCTGCCTCTTGGTGGCCGGGGCCAACTGCGGCGCCATCTACAGCTACGGCGTTCCAGCCGCCTATTCAGTTGTCCACCAGCCCTTGGTCCAGCCCGTGGTGTACCAGGCCGCGGTCAGGGCCCCCGTGGTGGCGCACCACAAGGAGTTGGTGCACGTGCCCCACCACGAGTACGGCTACGCGATCGAGCAGAGCAAGGTGGTCCATCCAAAGTCCACCGTCCTCCACCACGACCCCCTCACCGG CCTGCCCTACCAGCAGACCGACTACCACCACACCCCAGTGCTGACCGGATCCCGCAGTTACGTGCACCACAGCCGCCCGGGTTACGTCTCCGAGCGCACCAAGACCTACGTCATCTGA